From Pristiophorus japonicus isolate sPriJap1 chromosome 1, sPriJap1.hap1, whole genome shotgun sequence, a single genomic window includes:
- the chchd7 gene encoding coiled-coil-helix-coiled-coil-helix domain-containing protein 7, giving the protein MPGNVRKLRDEDINPCLEETDASRKCLEANNYNKDMCSHYFLRYKMCRKFWNNVMVQRRINGIRPDMPTAKDRKDILEEYKEKPY; this is encoded by the exons ATGCCTGGAAATGTGCGAAAGTTAAGAGATGAAGACATTAATCCATGTCTTGAG GAAACCGATGCCTCCAGGAAATGCCTAGAAGCAAACAATTACAACAAAGATATGTGCAGCCATTATTTTCTGAGGTATAAAATGTGTAGGAAATTCTGG AACAACGTAATGGTTCAAAGACGAATAAATGGTATTCGGCCTGATATGCCAACAGCCAAGGACAGAAAAGACATTTTGGAGGAATACAAAGAGAAGCCCTACTGA